One window from the genome of Gopherus evgoodei ecotype Sinaloan lineage chromosome 2, rGopEvg1_v1.p, whole genome shotgun sequence encodes:
- the RNF139 gene encoding LOW QUALITY PROTEIN: E3 ubiquitin-protein ligase RNF139 (The sequence of the model RefSeq protein was modified relative to this genomic sequence to represent the inferred CDS: inserted 4 bases in 4 codons), with protein sequence MAAPGPPQLPGLRLGPRLRTGLEVALRVPSLFLIDAIFNSYPLPGGSLCAGLLGVLLRLLGVFVSSVVLVLQQRALFXFYMISSAFLLAATSVLVXYYASLHINFYSAYYTAAFGMQFLPHKGPSLWMALXVLQLTFGIGYVTLLNVQSIYSQLIILDILIPIIGLIIELPLNVRQILVFISGLILTLYTTINLVMKIKWFYYSTRYVYLLLRHMYRIYGLQLLMEDTWKRIRFPAVLRVFWLTRLTAQAVVLTYVVKMAETNTEEKFYLISWENCWELVCSLIISGCDSTLTVLGMSAVISSIAHYLGLGILAFIGSTDEDDKRLGFVAPVLXFILALQTGLSGLKPEERLVRLSRNMCLLLTAVLHFIHGMTDPVLMSLSASHVSSFRRHFPVLLVSACLFILPVLLSYILWHHYALNTWLFAVTAFCVELCLKVIVSITVYVLFMIDGYYNVLWEKLDDYVYYVRSTGNIIEFIFGVIMFGNGAYTMVFESGSKIRACMMCLHAYFNIYLQAKNGWKTFINRRTAVKKINSLPEVKGSRLHEIDDVCAICYHEFTASARITPCNHYFHALCLRKWLYIQDTCPMCHQKVYIEEKENANISNNGFVAPNENPVEVAEEAAREINEDNDSTDSSDDDDDDCVAEHHNETLNIDSDSLGD encoded by the exons GGGTCTTTGTATCCAGTGTTGTTCTGGTCTTGCAACAGCGAGCACTTT AGTTTTATATGATCAGCTCGGCATTTCTGCTAGCTGCAACCTCAGTGTTGG ATTATTATGCTTCTTTGCACATAAACTTCTACAGTGCCTACTACACAGCAGCTTTTGGAATGCAGTTCCTCCCTCATAAAGGACCCTCGCTATGGATGGCAC TCGTCCTTCAACTTACCTTTGGGATTGGATATGTTACATTGTTAAACGTGCAGTCCATATACTCCCAACTAATCATACTGGATATACTGATTCCTATAATAGGCTTGATCATTGAATTACCTTTAAATGTCAGACagattttagtttttatttcagGCCTAATTCTGACATTATATACCACAATCAATTTAGTTATGAAAATTAAATGGTTCTATTATTCCACACGATACGTTTATCTCCTTTTAAGGCATATGTATCGCATTTATGGATTACAGCTATTGATGGAAGATACGTGGAAAAGGATTCGTTTTCCAGCTGTACTGCGTGTGTTCTGGCTAACAAGACTTACAGCACAAGCAGTTGTGTTAACTTATGTTGTCAAGATGGCAGAAACTAACACAGAAGAGAAGTTCTACTTGATTTCCTGGGAAAATTGTTGGGAACTGGTTTGCAGTCTTATAATAAGTGGGTGTGATTCTACTTTAACTGTCTTAGGCATGAGTGCTGTAATTTCTTCAATTGCCCATTATTTGGGACTGGGTATTTTggcttttattggatcaactgaTGAAGATGACAAGAGGCTTGGTTTTGTAgcacctgttt tttttattttggctcTGCAGACTGGCTTAAGTGGTCTAAAGCCAGAAGAGAGACTAGTTCGCCTAAGTCGAAACATGTGCCTTTTGTTAACTGCAGTCCTGCATTTTATCCATGGAATGACAGACCCTGTACTAATGTCTCTCAGTGCCTCCCATGTATCGTCATTTCGCAGACACTTCCCTGTACTACTTGTTTCAGCTTGCCTTTTTATTCTTCCAGTTCTGCTCAGTTATATCCTTTGGCACCACTATGCATTAAATACATGGCTTTTTGCAGTTACAGCATTCTGTGTGGAACTTTGCCTAAAAGTAATTGTTTCTATCACTGTTTATGTACTATTCATGATTGATGGCTACTATAATGTCCTATGGGAAAAGCTTGATGATTATGTCTACTATGTTCGTTCAACAGGCAATATTATTGAGTTTATATTTGGTGTAATCATGTTTGGAAATGGAGCTTATACTATGGTATTTGAATCAGGAAGTAAGATTCGGGCTTGCATGATGTGTCTACATGCTTATTTCAACATCTACTTGCAAGCAAAGAATGGCTGGAAAACGTTTATAAATCGCAGGACAGCTGTTAAGAAAATAAACTCACTTCCTGAAGTAAAAGGAAGTCGGTTACATGAAATAGATGATGTATGTGCAATCTGCTACCATGAGTTTACTGCATCTGCTCGTATTACTCCATGCAATCATTACTTTCATGCACTTTGCCTTCGGAAATGGCTCTATATTCAAGACACTTGTCCAATGTGCCATCAAAAAGTATATATCGAAGAAAAGGAAAATGCCAATATCTCTAACAATGGGTTTGTTGCACCTAATGAAAATCCTGTAGAAGTTGCAGAAGAAGCTGCACGTGAAATAAATGAAGATAATGACAGTACCGACagtagtgatgatgatgatgatgactgtGTGGCAGAACACCACAATGAGACTCTTAATATTGATTCTGACTCCCTGGGTGACTAA